A genomic segment from Tuwongella immobilis encodes:
- the eboE gene encoding metabolite traffic protein EboE yields the protein MSFATGYCTNVHAGANLAQARANLAKHATAVRRSFAPDQTIGVGLWLSASAARELRHGGGGPEWRDWLASEGLVPFTFNGFPYGDFHDSVVQLAVYLPTWADPKRLDYTRDLVAIQHALLPAGMTGSISTLPLAWSEPAWGESDFAAAVAQLRQLAEELRQLEAESGRRIILSIEPEPGCLLERGAPMVRFFEEHLLRGAADEASIRRHIGICHDICHAAVMFEPQAEVIAGYRRAGLTIGKVQVSSAVSLRLDRLESRDHAAAFEQLATFAEPRYLHQTLVQSQDGTLRQFVNLPDALAHGDRQAREWRTHFHVPIYLERFGHLHATQEAIHDCLRAMVDLPESPHFEVETYAWTVLPAEMQVPELAAGIAEELRWFSAQQAW from the coding sequence ATGAGTTTTGCAACAGGTTATTGTACGAATGTGCATGCGGGTGCGAATCTGGCCCAAGCGCGGGCGAATTTGGCCAAACATGCGACGGCCGTTCGCCGATCTTTTGCCCCCGATCAGACTATCGGCGTCGGCTTGTGGTTGTCCGCATCGGCGGCCCGCGAACTTCGCCACGGCGGGGGGGGACCCGAATGGCGCGATTGGCTCGCCAGTGAAGGGTTGGTCCCGTTCACGTTCAACGGCTTTCCGTATGGCGATTTCCACGATTCCGTCGTGCAATTGGCGGTCTATTTGCCCACCTGGGCCGATCCGAAGCGACTCGACTACACCCGCGATCTCGTCGCCATTCAACACGCCCTTTTGCCCGCCGGAATGACTGGCTCGATTTCGACATTGCCGCTGGCCTGGAGCGAACCGGCGTGGGGCGAATCCGACTTCGCCGCTGCCGTCGCCCAACTGCGACAATTGGCCGAGGAATTGCGACAACTCGAAGCCGAATCCGGCCGCCGCATCATTCTCAGCATCGAACCCGAACCGGGCTGTCTGCTCGAACGCGGTGCCCCGATGGTGCGGTTTTTCGAGGAGCATCTGCTGCGTGGGGCGGCGGATGAGGCGAGCATTCGACGGCATATCGGAATTTGTCACGATATTTGTCACGCGGCGGTCATGTTCGAGCCGCAAGCGGAGGTCATCGCGGGCTATCGTCGGGCGGGGCTGACGATCGGAAAAGTGCAAGTGTCGTCTGCGGTGTCGCTGCGGTTGGATCGGCTCGAATCCCGCGATCACGCGGCGGCATTCGAGCAACTGGCGACCTTCGCCGAGCCGCGCTATCTGCATCAGACGCTGGTGCAATCCCAGGATGGAACGCTGCGGCAATTCGTGAATCTGCCCGATGCGTTGGCCCACGGCGATCGGCAGGCCCGCGAATGGCGAACGCATTTTCATGTGCCGATTTATCTGGAACGCTTCGGGCATCTGCACGCAACGCAAGAGGCGATCCACGATTGCCTTCGGGCGATGGTCGATCTGCCGGAATCGCCTCATTTCGAGGTCGAAACCTACGCTTGGACGGTGCTACCCGCCGAGATGCAAGTGCCGGAATTGGCCGCCGGCATCGCGGAGGAATTGCGCTGGTTCTCCGCTCAGCAGGCGTGGTAA
- the aroB gene encoding 3-dehydroquinate synthase, which yields MASLRVPVNLGPRSYSIAISSGDADGLAAFARQAVPKSNRALVVVDAAIPQHADLVERNLQAAGWQTRRVTIPSGEASKSTAELSRLWDVLADWPADRKTLVVAVGGGVIGDLAGFAAATYARGLPLLMVPTTLLSMVDSSVGGKTGINHPSGKNLIGAFHQPAAVWIDTAFLDTLPEREFLSGLAEVIKYGVILDADFFAYLEAHADAIRRRDADAIRRIVARSCELKAVVVEQDEREETGLRAILNYGHTFAHVFETIGGYGAWLHGEAVAAGMVCASRLAEKQGLISAELTERQRRLLARFDLPIAPKSEWPIDPMIAGMYRDKKTELGRLRFILPTKLGHVELRDDVPETAAREILQTAS from the coding sequence ATGGCGTCGTTGCGCGTGCCGGTGAATTTGGGGCCACGAAGTTATTCCATCGCGATTTCCAGCGGCGATGCCGATGGGCTGGCGGCCTTTGCCCGGCAAGCGGTGCCCAAATCTAATCGGGCGCTGGTGGTGGTCGATGCCGCCATTCCCCAACATGCGGATCTCGTCGAACGGAATTTGCAGGCTGCCGGTTGGCAGACGCGACGGGTGACGATCCCCAGTGGCGAGGCGAGTAAATCGACTGCGGAATTGTCTCGCTTGTGGGATGTGCTGGCCGATTGGCCCGCCGATCGCAAGACGCTGGTGGTGGCTGTGGGCGGGGGCGTGATCGGGGATTTGGCCGGATTCGCCGCCGCAACCTATGCCCGCGGATTACCCCTGCTGATGGTGCCGACAACGCTGCTTTCCATGGTCGATTCGTCCGTGGGCGGGAAGACCGGCATCAATCATCCCAGCGGCAAGAATCTCATTGGTGCCTTCCATCAGCCAGCCGCCGTCTGGATCGACACCGCATTTCTGGACACGCTGCCCGAGCGGGAATTCCTCTCCGGTCTTGCGGAAGTCATCAAATATGGGGTGATTCTCGATGCCGATTTCTTCGCGTATCTCGAAGCCCATGCTGATGCCATCCGCCGCCGCGATGCCGATGCCATTCGCCGAATCGTCGCCCGTTCCTGCGAATTGAAGGCGGTCGTCGTCGAACAGGACGAACGCGAAGAAACCGGATTGCGGGCGATTCTCAACTACGGTCATACCTTTGCGCACGTGTTCGAGACCATCGGCGGCTACGGTGCCTGGCTGCATGGGGAAGCCGTGGCGGCGGGCATGGTTTGTGCCAGTCGCTTGGCCGAAAAGCAAGGGCTGATTTCCGCCGAACTCACCGAACGCCAACGCCGATTGCTCGCCCGATTCGACCTACCGATTGCCCCGAAATCCGAGTGGCCCATCGACCCGATGATTGCCGGCATGTACCGCGACAAGAAAACGGAATTAGGTCGATTGCGATTCATTTTGCCCACGAAACTCGGGCATGTGGAGCTGCGGGATGATGTCCCGGAAACGGCCGCCCGAGAAATTTTGCAAACGGCCAGCTAA
- the hflX gene encoding GTPase HflX produces the protein MVSVSLPDRPWISLDPLDELRGLATTAGAKIVGELTQKRTDVHTNSYIGSGKLRELVEMVQTTDADVIIFDNDLSPGQVRNLEQATERKVIDRSELILDIFATRARSLESRLQVELAQLEYSLPRLKQMWSHLSRQKGGGIGLRGPGETQLEEDRRLVSMRIRDLKAKLVEVQGRKEREVASRSQEYTVSLVGYTNAGKSRLMNRLTGADVYVENKLFSTLDTRTRQWQVKDFGKVLLSDTVGFIRNLPHHLVASFKATLEEARQARLLLHVVDASNLAAEEHIRAVNLVLDELECLDKPTLLVLNKVDQVQDRMHLDVLRRHHPRAVAVSALTGEGIDDLRNAVIEMLSNAFVEADIVVDASNGKLLAYLAAHAEIFHQHYEGNLVVMRAFLPKPLVGPVQREAQSLVVRSAEISGQELHAEPNSAAAS, from the coding sequence TTGGTAAGCGTATCGTTGCCCGATCGCCCCTGGATCAGCTTGGATCCGCTCGATGAATTGCGAGGGCTGGCAACGACCGCCGGTGCGAAAATCGTCGGTGAACTGACGCAAAAACGCACCGATGTCCACACCAACAGCTACATCGGCTCGGGGAAACTCCGCGAGTTGGTCGAAATGGTGCAGACCACCGATGCGGATGTCATCATCTTCGATAATGATCTCTCCCCCGGTCAGGTCCGCAATCTGGAACAAGCCACCGAACGCAAGGTCATTGATCGCAGTGAACTGATTCTGGACATTTTCGCCACGCGGGCACGGTCGTTGGAATCGCGGCTGCAAGTCGAACTCGCCCAGTTGGAATATTCGCTCCCACGCCTCAAGCAGATGTGGTCCCACTTGTCCCGACAAAAGGGGGGTGGCATTGGTCTGCGCGGTCCGGGCGAAACGCAGCTTGAAGAAGACCGTCGGCTCGTGTCGATGCGGATTCGCGATCTCAAGGCCAAGCTCGTCGAAGTGCAGGGCCGCAAAGAACGCGAAGTCGCCAGTCGCAGCCAGGAATATACCGTGTCGCTGGTGGGGTACACCAACGCCGGGAAATCGCGGCTGATGAATCGCCTCACCGGAGCCGATGTCTACGTCGAAAACAAGCTGTTCTCGACACTCGACACCCGCACCCGACAATGGCAGGTCAAAGACTTTGGCAAAGTGCTGCTCTCCGACACGGTCGGCTTCATCCGCAATTTGCCGCACCACTTGGTCGCTTCCTTCAAAGCGACGCTCGAAGAAGCTCGCCAAGCGCGGTTGCTGCTGCATGTGGTGGATGCCAGCAATTTGGCCGCCGAGGAGCATATTCGGGCGGTGAATCTGGTGCTCGACGAACTCGAATGTCTGGACAAGCCGACGCTGTTGGTGCTCAACAAGGTCGATCAGGTGCAAGATCGCATGCACTTGGATGTGTTGCGACGGCATCATCCGCGAGCGGTGGCCGTGAGTGCGCTCACCGGCGAAGGCATCGATGATCTGCGGAATGCGGTCATTGAAATGCTCTCCAACGCATTCGTGGAAGCCGATATTGTCGTCGATGCCTCCAACGGCAAACTGCTGGCATATCTCGCGGCCCATGCGGAGATTTTCCATCAGCATTACGAAGGCAATCTGGTGGTGATGCGGGCGTTTCTGCCCAAGCCACTGGTGGGGCCGGTCCAACGCGAAGCCCAATCGCTGGTGGTGCGATCGGCGGAGATTTCCGGCCAGGAATTGCATGCCGAACCCAACTCGGCAGCGGCGTCCTAA
- a CDS encoding sigma-70 family RNA polymerase sigma factor — protein MNPLLPDLVPSDVLEQAQAGNPTAQMDILSRHHTLIAVKVQRARRRCPWLAADDLFAEAQVVVLKAIRRFHPARGGHFTRYALRSVRGRFHDLIRREQSQSDARIHSDAETNQQLLDEFPTPRPHRLEQMQQIHELLPELPDRERQVIDWHFGVTTGSAQRLEWIGRRMGISRQRAQQLLHRGYRMLRERLDADPLARLV, from the coding sequence ATGAATCCGCTGCTGCCCGATTTGGTTCCTTCGGATGTGCTGGAACAAGCTCAAGCCGGAAATCCCACTGCACAAATGGATATTCTCTCTCGGCATCATACCTTGATTGCGGTGAAAGTGCAACGGGCGAGGCGGCGCTGCCCCTGGCTTGCTGCCGATGATTTATTTGCCGAGGCGCAAGTGGTGGTGTTGAAAGCGATTCGGCGATTTCACCCTGCACGCGGGGGGCACTTTACCCGATATGCGCTGCGTTCGGTTCGCGGGCGATTTCACGATCTGATTCGCCGCGAACAATCGCAAAGCGATGCGCGAATTCATTCCGATGCAGAGACGAATCAGCAGCTTCTGGATGAATTCCCGACGCCGCGACCGCATCGCCTCGAGCAGATGCAGCAGATTCACGAGTTACTGCCGGAATTGCCCGACCGGGAACGCCAAGTCATCGATTGGCATTTTGGCGTGACCACCGGCAGCGCCCAGCGACTCGAATGGATCGGCCGCCGCATGGGGATTAGCCGCCAGCGGGCGCAACAACTGCTGCATCGCGGCTATCGAATGCTGCGCGAACGACTCGATGCCGATCCGTTAGCCCGGCTGGTGTGA
- a CDS encoding ATP-binding cassette domain-containing protein, protein MIRLQQLRFEPSPFHQLELDLQIGSGQYAVLRGRSGSGKTSLLEVIAGLRRPVSGRVWISDREVTQLPPEQRGLGYVPQDRALFRTLTVREQLAFGPTVHRWPSREIAATVAEWLDKLGLTKLAQRLPAGLSGGEAARVALGRALSLRPAVLLLDEPLSGLDDESIDEVMPHLQALRHSRTCTVLHITHRQSEVLSLADVALQLRDGAIHVVALPNSATENEPPRESPAPP, encoded by the coding sequence ATGATTCGCCTCCAGCAGTTGCGATTTGAGCCGTCCCCATTCCACCAGTTGGAATTGGACCTGCAGATCGGATCGGGCCAATATGCCGTCCTTCGCGGCCGCAGCGGATCGGGCAAAACCAGCCTGTTGGAAGTGATCGCCGGGTTGCGACGCCCCGTGTCGGGTCGCGTCTGGATCTCCGACCGCGAGGTCACGCAGTTGCCCCCCGAACAGCGCGGCTTGGGCTATGTTCCGCAAGATCGAGCCCTGTTCCGCACGCTCACCGTCCGCGAACAATTGGCGTTTGGCCCGACCGTGCATCGCTGGCCATCCCGGGAGATCGCCGCAACCGTCGCCGAATGGTTGGACAAACTCGGCCTGACGAAATTGGCCCAGCGACTGCCAGCGGGGTTGAGCGGGGGCGAAGCGGCGCGCGTGGCCTTGGGCCGTGCGCTGTCCCTGCGACCCGCCGTGCTGCTGCTCGATGAGCCACTCTCGGGATTGGACGATGAGAGCATCGACGAAGTGATGCCGCATCTGCAGGCGCTGCGACACTCCCGCACCTGCACCGTCTTGCACATCACCCATCGCCAGTCGGAAGTGTTATCCCTGGCAGATGTTGCGTTGCAACTGCGCGATGGGGCCATCCATGTCGTTGCCTTGCCGAATTCGGCCACCGAGAACGAGCCGCCCCGCGAATCCCCCGCACCACCGTGA
- a CDS encoding glycosyltransferase family 2 protein: MPATLLKTPPLNPIHESFPVERILGTPQATLPARQHKIIAVLPAYNAEKTLAATLADIPPGAVDELILVDDGSKDRTVELAREMGLTVIVHPQNRGYGGNQKTCYATALEKGADIVVMIHPDYQYDSRVIPHAVGIIELGICDVVLGSRIRSRHEAIDSGMPWWKYIANRALTAFENFALGQNLGDFHSGFRVYRREVLETIAYERNSDDFVFDTQFLVQTVDAGFRLGDIPVPVRYFKEASSINFRRSLKYGITTMTTVGRYWLHRLRLWRSARYQHKRNPKSNRASAAETSAHS; the protein is encoded by the coding sequence ATGCCTGCTACGCTGTTGAAAACGCCGCCCTTGAATCCGATTCACGAGAGTTTTCCCGTGGAGCGGATTCTGGGCACTCCGCAAGCCACGCTCCCGGCCCGGCAGCATAAAATCATCGCCGTTCTGCCCGCATACAACGCGGAAAAGACGCTCGCCGCCACGCTTGCGGATATTCCGCCCGGCGCGGTGGATGAGCTGATTCTCGTCGATGACGGCTCCAAAGATCGGACCGTGGAACTGGCCCGCGAAATGGGCCTGACTGTGATTGTGCATCCGCAGAATCGCGGCTACGGCGGCAATCAAAAGACCTGCTACGCGACGGCCTTGGAAAAAGGGGCCGACATTGTCGTGATGATCCACCCGGATTATCAGTACGATAGTCGAGTGATTCCGCACGCGGTCGGCATCATCGAATTGGGCATTTGCGATGTCGTGCTGGGCAGTCGCATCCGCAGTCGGCACGAGGCGATCGATTCGGGCATGCCCTGGTGGAAGTACATTGCGAATCGGGCGTTGACCGCCTTCGAAAATTTCGCGCTGGGCCAAAATCTGGGCGATTTCCACTCCGGCTTCCGCGTCTATCGCCGCGAAGTGCTCGAAACCATTGCCTACGAACGCAATAGCGACGATTTCGTATTCGATACGCAATTCCTGGTGCAGACGGTGGATGCGGGCTTCCGACTCGGCGATATTCCGGTGCCGGTGCGATATTTCAAAGAAGCCTCCAGCATCAACTTCCGCCGCAGCTTAAAATACGGCATCACCACGATGACCACCGTGGGCCGTTACTGGTTGCACCGCTTGCGGTTATGGCGAAGTGCCCGCTATCAGCACAAGCGCAACCCGAAATCCAATCGCGCGAGCGCCGCGGAAACGTCCGCCCACTCGTGA
- a CDS encoding DUF3467 domain-containing protein yields MADEKIPDSTQAPGTQMQVPIDADEMQTAYTNFFRVTGTFEELVLDFGLHTQMMTASGPEAVHLSQRLVMSFYTAKRLLNALQWAVSRHENNFGVLETDPQKRLRPGLRPSAPGSVNVSGPQ; encoded by the coding sequence ATGGCCGACGAAAAGATCCCGGATTCGACACAAGCCCCCGGCACGCAGATGCAGGTGCCCATCGACGCCGACGAAATGCAAACGGCGTACACCAACTTCTTCCGCGTCACCGGCACGTTTGAAGAATTGGTGCTCGATTTCGGCTTGCACACGCAGATGATGACCGCCAGCGGCCCCGAAGCGGTCCACCTCTCGCAGCGGCTGGTGATGAGCTTCTACACCGCCAAGCGACTGCTCAACGCGCTGCAATGGGCCGTCAGCCGCCACGAAAACAACTTCGGCGTGCTGGAAACCGACCCGCAAAAGCGGCTGCGTCCCGGCCTGCGTCCGAGCGCTCCGGGCAGCGTCAACGTCAGCGGCCCGCAATAG